The sequence below is a genomic window from Posidoniimonas polymericola.
TTGGTGCTGCGGTGTGTCAGGCGGCGCGACCGCCCCGGCCAGAGGAATCGACAGAGATCAGCACCTTGAGCGACAATGTCTACCGTCCCGGCCCGAGTGACCGCACCGTTTGCGACGCAGCAGGAGCCGTACTGGATGTGCCCGCAGGCTGGAGTCTCTTGCCGCCGGGCGATGCGGCCCTGACACGCCGGGTGAAGGCCGCGGGCGAGTTCTGGCTGGTGCAGGAGAAACGGGGCCGCCGGATGTTCTCCCGTGGCGTGTGGGCGCCCGCCGCGACGATCGAGCGGATCCAGGCCGAACTGGAGGGCGAGCGCTCGACCGACGCCTACGCCAAACGCCGCGAGGCGGACGCCAAGCGGCGCGAGCAGGCGCAGTCCGACTACGTCGGCGAGTTCACCACCGCGGTCCGGCAGTACCTGGCGTTCCACCCCAAGCACGCCGACCTGGGCGACCGGCTGGCCGAGGCGGTCGCCCGGCACGCCACGCCGGTCGGCAGCGGCACGGTCGCCCGGACGAACCGGATCCCGGTCGAGCAGCGGGCCGAGGCGGCCGTCATTGCCTGGATGCGGCACCAAACTACGGCGTACGACTCGCTGAAGATCCCCCGCGTGAAGGGCAAGCGTCGCGAGGTGCGGCGGATGCTGGCCGCAAAGTCGAAAGAGCTGCTGCACCAGTACCGCCAGGGGCAGCCCGCGAGCGATGACTGTGTGCTGCGGGCAGCCCTGCGGAACTGAACCAGGTCTGGGGAGGCAGCCGGCGAGTCGAAAGGGGGGGCTGGCTTGCCGCCGCGTTCTGGTGCGGCGCACGGGAACGGTTTCGATGCGACGTGCCGGAAGCCTTTTTGACGGACCAATAGCGTCCCCCGCTTGAGATGGGGACTGGCACGCGACCGCGGCCCAGTTCTAACCACGGCGTCGGTCGGCGGTGCGGTCGAGCGCCAGTCCCCAATTCAAGCTACCCAAACGATGCAGAGCTAGGCGCTTGCCCTCAGCGCCGATTCGAGCGCCGCCCGCGTATCATCTGGCAGGCCGGTGATGGTCACGTGCCGCGCCTCGCCGTCGAGCGTCTCGATGGCGACCGTAACCGCGTCTGCCGGCAGGCAGGCCTCGACCAGATCGCCCCACTCCACGAAGGTCAGCCCGTCGCCCTCGAAGTACTCGTCGGGCCCGAGGTTGAGGAACTCGTCGTCGTCCTTCAGGCGGTAGGCGTCGAAGTGGTAGACCGGCCGCTGGCCGGCGGTGTACTCGTTGAGCAGCACGAAGGTCGGGCTGGTGATCGTGTCGCGGTTGTTGCCGAGCGCGGCCGCCGCGGCCTGCACCAGCCGCGTCTTGCCTGCGCCGAGCGTGCCGATCAGCGAGACGGTCGTGCCGGGCGGCAGCACGGCGGCCAGCGCCTCGCCGAGGCGGTCGGTTTCGTCGATCGTGGTGATAGAGATTTCGAGCGGGGTCACGATTGCAAGTTGAAGGTGTTGATGGGTGTCTAGTGCCAGTAGCCGGTGGGCTCTAGGGCTTCTTGTTTACCATCGGCGGTGCGAAGGGTCAGCCCCTGGCCCTCCGCCATCTGGCCGACAATGGTCAGTCCGCACTCGACCGGTCTGTCGGCGACCATCGCCTCGGCGACCTCTTGCGGAGCGGTGAGAAGCAGCTCGAAGTCCTCGCCGTCCGAAAACGCGTGGCTAAGCGCGTCGCCGCCGGAGGCCGCGGCGAGCTGTTCGGCGGCGGCAGAGATCGGAATCGCCTGCTCGTCGAGCACGGCGCCGCAGCCACTCGCAATGCACAGCCGGCTGAGGTCGAGCGACAGGCCGTCGGTGATGTCCATGCCGGCGTGCAGGTCGTACCGCTCGTGCAGCAACAGCGCCTCGGCGACGCGGGGGATAAAGTCGAGGTGATGCCCGGTGATGCTGCCGCCCAGCTCTCCGCTGACCAGGATCGCGTCGCCCGGCTGGGCGCCGCTCCGGAGGAGCGGGCCGCGCTCGGTGGTGCGGCCTAGCGCGGTCACCGAGACTGTCAGCGGCCCATCCCAGCAGTTGGTGTCCCCCCCAGCGATGGCCGTGTCGAACCTTTCGGCCAGCGGCAGCATGCCCGCGTAGAGCCCGCGGGCCAACGCCACGGGGTCGGCGTGGCTGCGGGGCAGCATCAGCGACACCACGACCGCGGTCGGGCGGGCCGCCATCGCGGCCAGGTCGCTGAGGTTGGCGGCCAGGCACTTGTGGCCGACCCAGCGGGGTTCGACTTCGGTCAGCAGGAAGTGCGAGCCGTCGCCCAGCGAGTCGGTTGTGACCACCAGGTCGCCACCCTCGGCAGCAGACCGCTCGCGGGCAATCACGGCGGCGTCGTCCCCCAGGCCGACCCGCAGCAGCGGGTGTCGGGGGAGCGTCGCGCGGAGCCAGTCGACCAGTTCTCGTTCCATCCCGCGAGTTTCGCCGGCCCGGCTCCGCTGTGCAAGCGACCCGTCGCCCGGCAGCGGCCGCCGGCTAGCGGCGGCGGGCCGACTCGCCGCAGGCGATGTGACCAAACAGCGTCTCGCCGTCGCGGAGGATGTAGAACTTCACCGGGCCCCGCGAGGCCAGGTTGGCGCGGGTGGTGATGTAGCGGAGGTCCTGCTCGCTGGCGGTCTCCCACTCGTGCATGCCGACCAGGATGTCGCCGGCACGGATGCCCTGCTTTTCTGCCGGGCCGGTCTCGCGGACGTCCACCACCCGCATGCCCCCGCGGTAGCGGGTGCTGAACTTCTCGAACTCGCCGCGGGGCACCGTCTCGAGGTCCATGCCGAGCAGGTCCCAGGCCCGCTCGTCGTGGCGGTCGGCCGAATCGGTCGGAGCGGTCGACGCGACCTGGACGCGGCGGCCGCGGGCGGCCAGCGAGAGGTTGATCTCAACCGGCTCGTCGTCGCGGATAACCTCAACCGGGATCGACTTGCCGAGGCCGGCGCCGAGCAGGGCCAGCTCGACGTCCAGCGGACGCGAGGTCTTGCTGTGGTTGATGCTGCGGACGACGTCGCCCGGACGCAGGCCGCAGGCCGCCGCGGGGCCGCCGTTGGCCACCCGACGCACCACCAGGCCGTCGCCGTCGGTCGAGTAGGCGGCGGTCTCCATGCCGTGCCAGGTGTTCTCCATCCGCTCGATGCTCAGCAGCTGGGCGGTGATGCCGAGGGCGGCGTCGACCGGGATCGCGAAGCCGATCCCCTGGGCGCCGGCCCGCACCGCCACGTTGACGCCGATCATCTTGCCCTCGATCGACAGCAGCGGCCCGCCCGAGTTGCCCGGGTTGATGCTGGCGTCGGTCTGGATGAGGTCGTCGTAGGACTGGGTGTCGCTGACCTGCACATCGCGGTGCAGCTGCGAGATGATGCCGCGGGTCACGGTGTGCTCGTACCCGTAAGCATTGCCGATCGCGATGACCGACTCGCCGGTCATCAGGTCGCTCGAGGTGCCGAAATCGATGGTCGGCAGGTCCTGGCCGGCGTTCACCTTGATGACGGCCAGGTCGGTGCGGGCGTCGTGGGCGACCACCTTGGCGATGTAGTGGCGGCGGTCGGCAAAGGTCACGTTGATCTGGCGGACGCCGGCGACCACGTGGTGGTTGGTGAGGATGTAGCCGCGGGGGTCGATCACCACGCCGGTCCCCATCCCGCTCACCTCGCGAGAGGCGTTGTTCCCGGCGGTCGCTCCGGCGGCCGGCACGGTCTTCTGCCCCTGGATGTTGACGACCGACGGCGCCGCCGCTTCGACGGCCCGGACGACGGGCGTCATCCGCAGCTCGGAGACTTCTGCCAAGCCAGGCGTCGGCGCCGCCAGCAGGGTGACAGCAGACAGGAACGCCAGACGGGCAGCGACGGATGGCAAGCGATGCATCGTGCGGGTAACTCGGGCGGGTGCTAACTGTGGTTCCGCACATGCCAGCAAGGGCAGGGCGCCGGATGGCACGGCGCGGAGGCCGTGGCACGAAGGTTGGGATCGGCCCGGTCTCACGATCGGCTTGATCGGCACAATCTGGCCCCGTCACAGTTAGCCCAGATTGCCACTGGCTTCGAGTGGTTTGTGGTGAAAAGTGAAGAGTTGGTGGTGATGCTCGTGTTGGCCCGGTCGTGACTGCGTCCCGCCGCAGCGATTTCAATACGGCGGCGGCATCGCCCCGTAGTAGCCCATTTCAGGCCGCGGCTCGAACACCGGACGCACCGGTACCGGCAGGAATCGACCCGGCGGACCGGGGTCGACGTACATCGGCTGCGGCGCACCGCGCGGCAGCGAGACATTCGGGATCAGCGGGCAGTCGTGGCACGGCGGGCCGTGCTCGCACGGGGCGCACGCAGATGACAGGTGTTCTTCGCTCAATGGCGGCGACGCTAGGGGACGCTGGACCATCGGTGGTTCGGCCGCGGGCATCGGCCGCGGCGGCGCAAGCTCCTCGGACGCGCTGGTCACAGCGACCTGCGCCGAGCGGCGCCGCGGAGCAGCCTTGGCAGGCTGGGGCGCCGGGGCCTTGGCGTAGTGGTCCGAGGGGCCCTGCAGCGGCTCGATCCAGTTCTCGTTTAGGTACGCGACGCAGTCCGCCGTGATCGAGGGCTCGATCGGGCCGCGGGGCAACCCCACGGCGCAGCCCGAGAGCAGGACCACGGCGCTAAACGCCAGCAACAATGGATTGAGTTTCATCGCGTAACGCCATCTGGAACCGAGCGGCTATCCCTGCGCAGGTTCCCCCCGTACCTCTCGATCGGTAGCCCCCCGCCGTCGGCGTTAGCCCAAGCGGCAAAGTTTGCCTAACCGGGAAGCTGCGAGGCTGGCGTTGCTAGCAGCGGTTTGAGCTGCTTCCACGGCAGGGTGTTGGCCACGTCCGCGGCGGTCAGGCCGGCGCGGCGGGCCTGCTTGACGCCGTACGGCAGCACGTCGAGCCCGCCGGTGTGGTGGGCGTCGCTGCTGACTACTATCGGCACGCCGGCTCGCTTCGCCAGTGCGCAGTGCGAGTCGTCCAGGTCGAGCCGCGCGGGGTTGGCGTTGAGCTCCAGCAGCTTGCCGTGCTGCCTGGCCGCGGCGATCAGCTGGTCGACGTCCAGGTCGTACGACTCGCGGCGGTTGATCAGCCGCCCGGTGGGGTGCGCGATGATCGACACGCTCGGGTGCTCCACGGCGAACAGCAGCCGCTGCATGATCTTCTCGCGGGGCTGCTTCTGGCCGTAGTGCAGGCTGGCGATCACCCAGTCGGCCTCGGCGAGGACTTCGTCGGGCAGGTCCATCTCGCCCGACTCGAGGATGTCGCACTCGATCCCCTTCAGCACGACGATGTCGTCGTAGTCGGGGCGGAGGGCGTCGATCTCGGCCCACTGGGCCCGCAGCCGATCGGCGTCGAGCCCGCCCGCCATCGAGACCCGCTTCGAGTGGTCGGTGATGGCGATGTACTCGTGGCCGCGGTCGCGGGCGGCGTCGATCATCTCGCGGAGGGTCGCCTTGCCGTCGGTCGCGGTGGTGTGCATGTGGAGGTCGCCGCGGAGGTCGCCGACCTCGACTAGCCTGGGCAGTTCGCCCTCCTCAGCAAGGTCGAACTCGCCGCGGGCCTCGCGGAGCTCGGGCGGGAAGGTCGGCAGTCCGAGCGCTGCGTAGACCTCGTCTTCGGTCGCACCGGCGACGCGCTCGCCCTGCTCGCCATCGTCAGTGGTGCGGAAGACGCCCCACTCGTTGACCCGCAGCCCCTGCTGCTTGGCCCGGCCGCGGACCTCGACGTTGTGCTCCTTGCTGCCGGTGAAGTACTGCAGCGCGGCGCCGAACGACTCGCTCGGCACCACCCGCAGGTCGACCTGCAGCTGGCTGTCCAGCCGGACCGACATCTTGGTGTCGCCGCGGGCGATCACCTCCGCGACGGCGGGGAACTCGCCCAAGCGGTCCATCACGGCGTCCACGTCCGTCGCGTCGGCCAGCAGGTCGATGTCGCCGACGGTCTCCTTGCCGCGGCGGTAGCTGCCGGCGGCCTCGAGCTGCTTGATCGCCTTGACGGGGCGGAGGTGGGCGAGCAGCTCCTGGACGATCTCGTCGGCGGCGGACCAGTAGATGCGGTCGGTGGCGCGTTCGGCGAGGGCGATGCCGGCGAGGATGGTCTCCTCGGTCTTCTTGCCGAAGCCCTTCAGCTCGCGGACGCGGCCCTCCTCGCATGCGGCGCGGAGCATGTCGAGCGAGGTGATCTTGAGGTCGTTGTAGAGCGCGGCGGCCTTCTTGGGGCCCAGCCCCGGCACCCGCATCATTGGCAGCACCGAAGCGGGGACCTGCTGCTCCAGCTCGGTGAGCATCGGCAGCGAGCCGGTCTGGACCAGGGTCGCGATCTTCTCGGCCAGGTCCTTGCCGATGCCGTCGATGGCGGTCAGGTCGGCGTCGTCCGCCACGAGCCGCGACAGCGGGTCCGCCAGGTCTTTCAGCTTGCGGGCGCCGTTGCGGTACGCGCGGACGCGGAACGGGTTGGCGTTCTGAAACTCGAGCAGGTCGGCGACCTGATCGAAGACAGCGGCAATGTCGCGGTTGGTCATGCCGCGGATTATATCAAAAGCGGTCCGGGCGGCGACCGCTCCGCCCGCTACACGATCGGCGTCGATGGCGACTCGGTGGCGAGCTCCGACAGCGTGGTCAAAATCGGCAGGGTCGACTCCTCGGCGTCCGCCGCGGCGTCGAGCTGCTCGACCTCGCGCCGCTCTTCCTTGGCGGGCGCTGTGGGGCTGGTGTACGCCAGGCGGATCTTGTTGAGCCCGTCGAGCGCGGCGACCTTGTAGCACTCGGCCATGGTCGGGTAGTTGAAGACGGTGTCGCGGAAGTACTCGATGGTGCCGCCCAGCCGCATCACCGCCTGGCCGATGTGCACCAGCTCGGTGGCGGCGTCGCCGATGCAGTGCACGCCAAGCAGCTGCAGGGTCTCGCGGTGGAACAACAGCTTCAAGAGGCCGGTGGTGTCGCCAATGATCTGGCCGCGGGCGATCTCGGAGAACCGCGCGACGCCGGTCTCGTACGGGACGCAGTCCTTGGTCAGCTCCTCCTCGTTCTTGCCGACGGTCGAGATCTCCGGCACGGTGAACAGGCCGTAGGGGATGCTGTCGCACGGCTGGAAGGGCTGCTTGAACGCGTGGCTGGCGGCCTGCCGGCCCTGCTCCATGGCGGCGCTGGCCAGCGCCGGGAAGCCAACGATGTCGCCCACGGCGTAGATGCCGCGGACCTCGGTCTGGAAGTTCTCGTCGCAGGACAGGCGGCCCCGCTTGTCGGCGGTCAGGCCGGCCGCCTCGACGTTGAGGGCGGCGGTGTCGCCCTGGCGGCCGACGCTGAACAGGACGGTCTCGCCGACGATCCGCTTGCCGCTGGCCAGCTCGACCGCGACCGAGCCCTCGTCGATCTTGTGGATGTTCTCGACCGCCTCGCCCAGTCGGAGCGTGACGCCGAGCGAACGCGCGTGGTAGACCAGCACGTCGATGATCTCGCGGTCGACAAACTCCAGCAGGTTAGGCCGGCCGTCGATCAGGGTCACCTTGACGCCGAGCGTGGCGAACATCAGGCCGTACTCGATGCCGATCACGCCGGCGCCGACCACGACCATTGACCGCGGGATGTGGTCGAGGTTCAGGAACTCGTCCGAGTCGAACACGGTGACGCCGTCGAACGGGATGTGCTTCGGGCGGGCCGGCTTGGTGCCCGGCGCGAGGATCACGTTGTCCGCGTGGATAATGTAGTGCTCGCCCAGCGCGCCGATGCGGATCGTCTGGCGGTCGACAAACGAGGCCTCGCCGGCGTGCACCTCGACCCCGTTGCGGTCGAACTGGTCCTGCAGCACCTCCCACTCGGTGCGGCTGACCTGCGCGAGCTTGCGGCGCAGCTCGTCCATCGTGATCTGGCGTTTGTTGCGGTACAGGTCGGGGTAGGCGCCGCGTTGGCGGAAGCCGGTCAGGTGCAGGATCGCCTCGCGGATTGTCTTCGACGGGATCGTGCCGGTGTGCAGGCAGACGCCGCCGACCAGCTGCTTGGCGCGTTCCACGATCGCCACCCGCTTGCCGAGCTTCGAGGCGGCGATGGCCGCCTTCTGTCCACCGGGGCCGCTGCCGATTACCACCAGGTCGTACCGCATGATTCGTCCGCTTTCGTCTGCGTAGGGATTGGCGCCTATGGGGCGACGCCGCAGACAAGCGTAGGTGGCTCCAACCGGCGCAGGACGCCCTTGCAACGGTGGGTTGCCGTGATTCCCGTCGGGGTATGCCGGCTGTAGCGGTGGCGCCAGTTCCGACGCAGGCCGGGCCCTCAGGAAGCGGGCTACTCGGCGATTTCCACCGCATCCCCCACGCGGAGCGTGGCGGGCACGCCGGTCAGCCGGGTGTTGATGGCGGCCCGGTAGTAGTGGTCGAACGCCGTGCGGGGCGACTCGGCGGGCAGCTCGGCCTCGCGCTGCTTGGCGAACCGCTTCTGGAAGCCGGCGGTTGTCTCGCCGGTGAGCGAGTCGCGGACCGGCACGGCGCAGCGCTGGCAGACCCCAGTAGCGGCGAAGCGGATGGTCCCCAGCATGAACTCGCGGCCCGCCAACCGGTCCTCCCAGAACGCCGAGCGCGCGTCGATCTCGATATTGGCCCGCAGCCGGCGGCGGGCTTCGTCGACTGGCAGGTCGAACCACGCGGCGATCGCTGCCAAACTCGCGGTGCTGATTAGCGTCGGGCCGGGCGCGTCGGTGTCGTCGGGGAAGCCGCGGGACGGGTTCTCGTCGAGCGTGCACGCCTGCCCGAGCCGCTCACCGGCCCAGGCGGCCGCTTCCTCGCGTTGGTCGGGCAGCTCGAGCCAGTCGCTCGATGCGCCCTGGTGCTGCAGCCGCACCGCCGCGGCGTCCGGGCGGAACTCGGAGCGGAGCCGCTGAATCGCCGCTGTCCGCTTGGCGTTGACGGTCTTGTCGTCGGCGTCGCGGAACGCGTACCGCCGGTCGTGCCGCAGGGCGCCGCTGGCGAGCACCCGCGCCTCGGCCAGGTCGAGGCCGTCGAGCGACTTGATCGGGTAAACGGTGAGTCGGGCGATAGTGATCATCGGCGTGGTCCGGCGGGGCTAGTCGAAGCATCGCAGGATCGGCGCGACGTCCTCGAGGCTCTCGACAAACAGGTCGGGGCTGGCCTGCCGCAGCTGGTCCGCGGTGGCGCCGCCGGTGGGGACCGCCACCGCCTTGGCGCCGACCGAGTGCGCGCAGGTGACGTCGTGCTGCGTGTCGCCGATCACGACGATCGTGTAGGGCGGCGTGCAGTGCGCCGGCGCCCGCTCGACCGCCTCACGGACCGCGGCCGCGGCGATGTCGTCGCGGTTGGTGCAGACGTCGCCGAAGCCGCCGAAGTCGAAGTGGTCCCACAGGCCGTAGTGGGCCAGCTTCAGCTCGGCGGTCTGCTCGAGGTTGCCGGTTAACAGGCCGATGAGCACATCGCCGCGCTGCTGCAGGGCGTCGATCAGCGACGGCACGCCCGGCAGCACCTGGCCGACGCAGGCCGCGAGCGCGGCCGGCAGCCGGGCGGCGTAGCCCTGGCGGAAGCTCTGCCAAGTCTCCTCGTTGACGTCGATGTCGTGCGAACGCATCAGGTCCAGCGCGATCGCCCGGTCGCTGCGTCCGGCGAACGAGACCGAGTTGGTGATCTCGTCGACACCGAACACCTCGTCGAACGTCTGCGCGAACGCCACCTGACCGGCGCCGCCGGTCTGGATCAGGGTGCCATCGATGTCAAACAGGCAGGTCTTCATAAGCGGTGCGGACGGTTGAGTATTCGTAGGGGAGTCGCTGGGCGTGGAACAGAGATTGTAGCCGCTGCGCCGACGCTTCCGCAGGGGATGCAGGCCGAGTGCCTGGCGGCGCTAGCGCAGGGGACGCAGGCCCAGGGCCTGGCGGCGGTCGTTGAGCAGGGCGAGGGCGGCGGGCTCGAGCTGCAGGAACCGGACCAGCTGCGTGCGGGTGATCGAGAGCCGCTCGGCGGCGGTGCGGTCGTCCCACTCGCTGGCCGAGAGCACGTCGAGCGCCTCGGCGAGGAGGGCCGGGAAGTCGGCGTGGGCGGGGTTGATCGCGAGCTTGCCGCCCCGCAGCCGCGACCGCCACAGGTCGCTCGGGTACTGAGATTCAGTTGCAGCTGCAGCGACCCGCGTGGCGATTGCCAGCTTTACCCTCAAGCGGAACAGGGCGGAGGCCAAATTGTCTGCCTGGCTGCGGCGCTCGTTTGCCTCAGCCGCGATGCCGGTCGGCCCGTGCGTCAGGACGACCGCGGTCTCGACCTTGTTGCGGTGCTGGCCGCCCGGGCCCGACCTGCGCAGGCGTTGCGTCTGGCACGCCTGGCGGAGCTGGTCCTCGGGGAGTGTGGCGGGGTGGGGCGAACCGACGTCCATTTCCTGCTAATCCGTATGGTGGGGCACAATCGATCCTCGTAGGGGCGCCGATAACTACCGACACAAAGCCATCGAACCAACGATTCTAACGGAGTCTGCTAGCAATGACACGTCGCGCACTTGCCCTGTTCGCCCTGCTTATCATGACGCCCTCGTCCGCCGCCCTGGCTGGGCCGGTTGAGAACGCGCCGGCCCACAACGCGCCGGTGTTCCGCCACCCGTCGGTCGACGCGGCCTGGCAGGCGGCGCAGAAGACGAAGCGGCCGATGCTGTTGTTCGTCAGCTCCGAGAACTGCACCTACTGCGTCAAGATGCTGCGGGACACGTACTCCAACCCGCAGATTGCCGCCGCGCTAGCTCAGAGCTGCGAGCCGGTGACCGTGATGCGGGAGGACAACCAGGCGCTGGTCAAGAAGCTGCAGGTCCGGGCGTTCCCGACCACGGTGATCGTCGGTTCCGACGGCAAGGAGATCGCCCGGGTCGAGGGCTACCAGCCCCCGCAGAAGTTTGCCGAGCTGATGTTCGGTCCCCCGCCGCAGCCGCAGGCGACGGTGCGTCCCGCGTCGGCGGTGACGACGACCCGCTGAGCGTAACCACGAGCAGACAGTCGCGCCGCTAGTTGACCGGCGCCAGCGATTCGACCTCGGCGAGGCTGGGCATCGGCACGATGATCGGCGCCTCGTGGTCCGTGCCGTCGAGCAGCCGATAGCCGTTCGGCGAAGCCGGGTCGATCTCGAACGACACCGGGTACTCGTACCCCTGGGGCGGGTTCGGCGCGAGCCCGGGCAGCCGGCGGCAAACCCGCAGTGCAGCCTCCTTAGCCGCCGCCCCGAAGCCGTCGAGCCGGGTCGAGTGGAACGTGCCGCCGAGCAGGTCGCGGAAGTGACGATTCGCCAGGTAGACGTTGTTCTTGCGGACCGCACGCCGGGTCATGTGCTCGGTCGACAGCGAGATGTTCAGCCCCGAGGTGTTTACCACCCGGTGCGGCGTGTGCTGCGGCCAGGTGATCATCTGACCCGGCTGCACGTCGTACACCTCGGCGATCTCGTCGAGCTCGGCGCGGTACTCGACCTCCTCGGCCGAGTCGCCGATCAGCACGCTCTCGATGGTCGAGTCGGGCAGCACGCCGGTCTCCAGCGGGTAGACCCACACCCGCTTCTCACCGCGGATGTGCCACAGCATGTTCACCGGGCAGTCCATGTGGTAGTAAACCAGCGCAGTCGGTGAAGAGATCAGCAGGTTCGCCGAACGGTTGAAGGTGTTCAGCCCGGGCGAGATCTGCTCGAGCTCGTCGTACAGCTGGTTGACCAGGTGGTCGTACTCGGGGTGGAAGTCCATCACGCGGCGGAGGTTCAGCCACAGGCGCCCGTCCTTGACCGCCTGCAGCATGGTCGCGGCGTCGAGCTCGCCGGCGGAGCCCTCGCGCCAGTCGCCGCGGTTGGCCGGATCGTCGCCCATGGTGTTGACGCCCAACGCGCTCCGCGGGTGCGAAGCGAGCGTCTGGATCAGTCCCTGGTCGCTAAACAGGTCGAGCTGGTGCAGCTTGTGTCCCGCCACGAGGTTGCCGCGGTTCAGGAGCGCGGTTTGGGCGTGGGTCCAATTGTCCAGCAGACGGGGTTCGGAAGACATGCGGCGGTCCAGGGTGAGCGGCGAGGCTTTTAGGCAAGTCTAGTACCTAGAAGCCCGGAGGCGCGGTGGTCGTAATCCACTTAACTGTCCCGACAGCTACAACTGCTCGAAGGTTGCCTGGTCGGTGCGCGACCACTAGACTAGCGGCGTGCAGCGGATTGCGGGGAAACGTCCCTGGTGGCTTGGCGACTGTCGTTTTTTGTCATCACTCAGGGTTCCCACCCCGCCGGT
It includes:
- the thiL gene encoding thiamine-phosphate kinase; protein product: MERELVDWLRATLPRHPLLRVGLGDDAAVIARERSAAEGGDLVVTTDSLGDGSHFLLTEVEPRWVGHKCLAANLSDLAAMAARPTAVVVSLMLPRSHADPVALARGLYAGMLPLAERFDTAIAGGDTNCWDGPLTVSVTALGRTTERGPLLRSGAQPGDAILVSGELGGSITGHHLDFIPRVAEALLLHERYDLHAGMDITDGLSLDLSRLCIASGCGAVLDEQAIPISAAAEQLAAASGGDALSHAFSDGEDFELLLTAPQEVAEAMVADRPVECGLTIVGQMAEGQGLTLRTADGKQEALEPTGYWH
- the tsaE gene encoding tRNA (adenosine(37)-N6)-threonylcarbamoyltransferase complex ATPase subunit type 1 TsaE, with amino-acid sequence MTPLEISITTIDETDRLGEALAAVLPPGTTVSLIGTLGAGKTRLVQAAAAALGNNRDTITSPTFVLLNEYTAGQRPVYHFDAYRLKDDDEFLNLGPDEYFEGDGLTFVEWGDLVEACLPADAVTVAIETLDGEARHVTITGLPDDTRAALESALRASA
- a CDS encoding trypsin-like peptidase domain-containing protein; the protein is MPSVAARLAFLSAVTLLAAPTPGLAEVSELRMTPVVRAVEAAAPSVVNIQGQKTVPAAGATAGNNASREVSGMGTGVVIDPRGYILTNHHVVAGVRQINVTFADRRHYIAKVVAHDARTDLAVIKVNAGQDLPTIDFGTSSDLMTGESVIAIGNAYGYEHTVTRGIISQLHRDVQVSDTQSYDDLIQTDASINPGNSGGPLLSIEGKMIGVNVAVRAGAQGIGFAIPVDAALGITAQLLSIERMENTWHGMETAAYSTDGDGLVVRRVANGGPAAACGLRPGDVVRSINHSKTSRPLDVELALLGAGLGKSIPVEVIRDDEPVEINLSLAARGRRVQVASTAPTDSADRHDERAWDLLGMDLETVPRGEFEKFSTRYRGGMRVVDVRETGPAEKQGIRAGDILVGMHEWETASEQDLRYITTRANLASRGPVKFYILRDGETLFGHIACGESARRR
- a CDS encoding peptide chain release factor family protein, with the translated sequence MDVGSPHPATLPEDQLRQACQTQRLRRSGPGGQHRNKVETAVVLTHGPTGIAAEANERRSQADNLASALFRLRVKLAIATRVAAAATESQYPSDLWRSRLRGGKLAINPAHADFPALLAEALDVLSASEWDDRTAAERLSITRTQLVRFLQLEPAALALLNDRRQALGLRPLR
- a CDS encoding thioredoxin family protein, coding for MTRRALALFALLIMTPSSAALAGPVENAPAHNAPVFRHPSVDAAWQAAQKTKRPMLLFVSSENCTYCVKMLRDTYSNPQIAAALAQSCEPVTVMREDNQALVKKLQVRAFPTTVIVGSDGKEIARVEGYQPPQKFAELMFGPPPQPQATVRPASAVTTTR
- the sthA gene encoding Si-specific NAD(P)(+) transhydrogenase yields the protein MRYDLVVIGSGPGGQKAAIAASKLGKRVAIVERAKQLVGGVCLHTGTIPSKTIREAILHLTGFRQRGAYPDLYRNKRQITMDELRRKLAQVSRTEWEVLQDQFDRNGVEVHAGEASFVDRQTIRIGALGEHYIIHADNVILAPGTKPARPKHIPFDGVTVFDSDEFLNLDHIPRSMVVVGAGVIGIEYGLMFATLGVKVTLIDGRPNLLEFVDREIIDVLVYHARSLGVTLRLGEAVENIHKIDEGSVAVELASGKRIVGETVLFSVGRQGDTAALNVEAAGLTADKRGRLSCDENFQTEVRGIYAVGDIVGFPALASAAMEQGRQAASHAFKQPFQPCDSIPYGLFTVPEISTVGKNEEELTKDCVPYETGVARFSEIARGQIIGDTTGLLKLLFHRETLQLLGVHCIGDAATELVHIGQAVMRLGGTIEYFRDTVFNYPTMAECYKVAALDGLNKIRLAYTSPTAPAKEERREVEQLDAAADAEESTLPILTTLSELATESPSTPIV
- a CDS encoding DUF2293 domain-containing protein — encoded protein: MSDNVYRPGPSDRTVCDAAGAVLDVPAGWSLLPPGDAALTRRVKAAGEFWLVQEKRGRRMFSRGVWAPAATIERIQAELEGERSTDAYAKRREADAKRREQAQSDYVGEFTTAVRQYLAFHPKHADLGDRLAEAVARHATPVGSGTVARTNRIPVEQRAEAAVIAWMRHQTTAYDSLKIPRVKGKRREVRRMLAAKSKELLHQYRQGQPASDDCVLRAALRN
- a CDS encoding MOSC domain-containing protein, with the translated sequence MITIARLTVYPIKSLDGLDLAEARVLASGALRHDRRYAFRDADDKTVNAKRTAAIQRLRSEFRPDAAAVRLQHQGASSDWLELPDQREEAAAWAGERLGQACTLDENPSRGFPDDTDAPGPTLISTASLAAIAAWFDLPVDEARRRLRANIEIDARSAFWEDRLAGREFMLGTIRFAATGVCQRCAVPVRDSLTGETTAGFQKRFAKQREAELPAESPRTAFDHYYRAAINTRLTGVPATLRVGDAVEIAE
- the polX gene encoding DNA polymerase/3'-5' exonuclease PolX, giving the protein MTNRDIAAVFDQVADLLEFQNANPFRVRAYRNGARKLKDLADPLSRLVADDADLTAIDGIGKDLAEKIATLVQTGSLPMLTELEQQVPASVLPMMRVPGLGPKKAAALYNDLKITSLDMLRAACEEGRVRELKGFGKKTEETILAGIALAERATDRIYWSAADEIVQELLAHLRPVKAIKQLEAAGSYRRGKETVGDIDLLADATDVDAVMDRLGEFPAVAEVIARGDTKMSVRLDSQLQVDLRVVPSESFGAALQYFTGSKEHNVEVRGRAKQQGLRVNEWGVFRTTDDGEQGERVAGATEDEVYAALGLPTFPPELREARGEFDLAEEGELPRLVEVGDLRGDLHMHTTATDGKATLREMIDAARDRGHEYIAITDHSKRVSMAGGLDADRLRAQWAEIDALRPDYDDIVVLKGIECDILESGEMDLPDEVLAEADWVIASLHYGQKQPREKIMQRLLFAVEHPSVSIIAHPTGRLINRRESYDLDVDQLIAAARQHGKLLELNANPARLDLDDSHCALAKRAGVPIVVSSDAHHTGGLDVLPYGVKQARRAGLTAADVANTLPWKQLKPLLATPASQLPG
- a CDS encoding HAD family hydrolase produces the protein MKTCLFDIDGTLIQTGGAGQVAFAQTFDEVFGVDEITNSVSFAGRSDRAIALDLMRSHDIDVNEETWQSFRQGYAARLPAALAACVGQVLPGVPSLIDALQQRGDVLIGLLTGNLEQTAELKLAHYGLWDHFDFGGFGDVCTNRDDIAAAAVREAVERAPAHCTPPYTIVVIGDTQHDVTCAHSVGAKAVAVPTGGATADQLRQASPDLFVESLEDVAPILRCFD